The genomic interval CGCCGCCCGCGGGTCTCGACCGCTCGACCGTAAGCCTCGCCGCCCGCGGGTCTCGACCGCTACCGACCGTAAGTTTCGCCACCGTCCTTAACATTCTCCACCTCGCTTTGCCCCGGCCGTCGGCAACATCTGTATTTTGTCGCATCAGGAACGGCTGATCGTCGGTTCTTCGCAAGCCCTGCCAAAGTTAAAGTTAACCTTGAAGAAAGCACTTACAGCGAGGCTTTCTCGGCACGCATCTCTCCTAAAGGTGGGCTCATACATGAAGATGAAAAAGAAATCCGCGACGCTCCTGACGACGGGCATGGCGCTGACGCTGGCTTTGGCCGGCTGCGGCAACGGCAACAACAACGGCGCAGCGTCATCTGCGCCCGCGAGCGGCAGCGCATCCGCGCCTGCATCCAGCCAGGCCGCAAGCGCCGGCAACGGAGGCAGCGCCGTCGAGATCACGTTCTGGAACATGTTCGGCGGCGGCGAGGGCGACTTTGTCGACCAGATCATCAAGGGCTTCAACGATTCGCAAAAGGAAGTCGTCGTCAAGCAGCTTCGCCTGGAATCCAACGAGTATTACGCCAAGCTCGGCACGGCCCTCTCCTCCGGCAAGGGACCGGACGTCGCGGTGGCGCACGTCGATCGCATCTCGCCGTTCGTGAAGGCCAAGCAGATTGTGCCGGTCGACGAGCTCGCCTCCAAGGTCGGCTTTGATCTGTCGCAGATTACCTCCTCCAACCTGCAGAGCGTCACCTACGAGGGCAAGCCCTACGCCGTACCGCTCGACACGCACTTCCATATGTTCTACTACAACAAGGACCTGTTGAAAAAGGCGGATCTGCTGAACGAAGACGGCACGCCGAAGCTGGGCGAGATGACGCCGGAAGGGTTCGAGAAGACGCTCGCGCAAATCCAGTCCAAGGTGCCGGACATTCAGGCGCTGGCGGTCAATACGCCTTATTTCCAGGAGCCGTTCCTGAACTTGTACTACGAGGCGGGCGGAGACATCCTGAACGCCGACATGACCAAGGCCGCGATCAACAACGACAAGGCGCTGTCGGTGCTGAAGTTCTACATGGACGTGTATAAAAACAAATATGCCGACCTTAACGACAAGAACCCTTGGGACAGCTTCAGCAACGGCAAGGCGGCCTTCTGGTTCGGCGGCGTCTGGGAAGCGGGCGTGCTGCTCGGCGATGCGTCCAAAAACATCGGCGCGATGCCGCTGCCGCCGATCTTCGGCAGCCAGACGCACTGGGCCAGCTCGCATCTTCTCATCGTACCTTCCTATGTGTCCGCGGAGAAGCAGGAAGCGTCCGCAAAGTTCATGAAGTACTTCTCTGAAGTCGGCGGCTCGACTTGGGGCAAAGCGGGCCACGTACCGGCCAACGCCAACGTCACCGCGAGCGACGAATACAAGAGCCTGCCGTATCGCGACCAGTTCATCGAAGCGCAGAAGACGGTCAAGTTCGCGCCGCAGACGGATAAATACACGACAATCGTCACGACAATCTCCGAGTCGCTCCAGAACATCATCTTCGGCAGCGAGTCGCCGGAGGACGGTTTGAAAGACCTGGAAAAGCAGATTAACGAAGTGCTGGACAACTAAAAAAGCGCACGGGGGAGGGAGCTGCAAGGCGCGAAGGCGCCGGCGGCCTCCTCTTCCGTTTCACAGACAGAAGTACCGCATAAGGAGAATGCGAATGGAGACGCAAATCACTGCGCGCAAAGCCGCGGCGGCGCCAAGACGCGAGCCGCTGCGCCTGCGAACCGAATTCAGGGCCATCATGTATTTGATGCCCTTCCTGATCCCGTTCGCCGTATTTTATCTGTGGCCCGTCTATCGCGGGATATGGATGAGCCTTCACGTCTGGGGCATTCGGGGAATGGAGAAATACGTCGGCGCCGCAAACTACGAGAAGATTTTCAACAATCCCGATTTTTACCTCTATCTGTGGCATTCCTTTTACTTCGTATTGTTGTGTACGCCTACCGTCATCGTGCTAGGTTTGATCCTCGCCTTGATCATCAATCAGCGTATTCTATTCAGGACGGCTATCCGTTCCGCCTTTTTCCTGCCGTACGTTCTCTCCGTATCGGTCATCAGCTTCATCTGGCTGCATCTTTTCGACGCGAAAAACGGCCCGGTGAACGCGCTGCTCGGCTTGCTGGGCGCCGGTCATCCCAACTGGCTCACCGACCGCGGGCTCGTCTGGTGGGCGATTACGATCGTGACGGACTGGTGGACCGTCGGATTTGTCATGGTCCTGTTCCTGGCCGGCCTCCAGGAGATTCCACCCGATCATTACGAGGCGGCCAAGATCGACGGAGCGGGCGCCTGGCAGCGGTTCCGCCATATCACGATGCCCGGTCTGTCGAGCGTCATGAAGATTCAGATCTTCTATCAGGTGATCGGCAGTCTCAAGCTGTTCGGCCAGGTACAGATCATGACGGGCGGCGGACCCGGCGATTCGACGAATACGATGATCCGCTACATCTATGTGACCGGCTTCAAGAAGGACATGTTCGGACTCGCGTCCGCGCAATCGATCGTCTTCTGCGTCATCATGCTGATGATCGCCGCGATCCAGTTTAAATTGACCGACCGGAAAGACGGATGAGGAGAGATTCGCATGAAGAGGTGGCTTTTAAATATCGCGGCCGCGCTGCTGGCGCTGCTGTTCGTTTTTCCGCTCGTATGGATGCTGCTCGTCTCTCTGAAGCCCGACGGCACGACCGTGTATTCGCTGTCCGATTGGGTAGACTGGTCGGGCCTGAACGCGGACAACTACGCGAAGGTCATTCGCGATTCGCAAATTTTGCGCTGGACCTGGAACAGTGTCGTCATCGGCGTCCTCACGACGGTCATCGCCGTCCTGTTCAGCTCGCTGGCGGCCTTCGCGTTTTCCAAGCTGCCCTTCAGGACGCGCGGCCTCTTCTTCGTCCTGATCGCATCCGGCTTGCTCATTCCGACGGAGGCCATCCTGATCCCGCTCTACGAGACGGCGCTTCATCTCAAGCTGATCGACAATATCTGGGCCATCATCCTGCCGGGACTGACCAATCCGATCGGCATCCTGCTGCTCAAGCAATTCATGGACGGCGTGCCCAGGGACTATCTGGAGGCCGCGCAGATCGACGGCAGCCGCAGCTTCGGTCTGTGGTGGCGCGTGTGCCTGCCTTTGACGCGGTCGGCGATGATATCCGTCGGCATTTTCTACTTCATCTTATCGTGGAACAACTTCCTGTGGCCGTACCTGTCGATCACTTCGGCGGAAAACATGATTCTCTCGGCAGGGCTTCCGACCTTCTTGTCGAATAATACGATGTCCCTGAACTTGATCATGGCGGCGAGCGCGATCGCGGCTATCCCGACCATCATCGTATTCGTGCTGCTTCAACGGCACATCGTGCAAGGAGTATCCATGTCCGGCGTGAAGGGATAATCGCAGAGAAGAGGCTGCACGCATGAACCATGAACCCGACGCGCCTCTGTGGAGACGCGTTTTGTCGCCGATATTCATATGGAAAAGCAGCATGCGCGCAAAGTGGATGCTGCTTTTATTTCTGTTTTCTTTGACGCCGCTCGTGGTCATGGGAATTATTTCGTTTTCGATCTCCAGGTCCACGATCAACGAGAAGGCGACCGAGTATTCGGAGCATCTGCTCGATCAGACGGCCGACAATCTGGACACGCGTCTTGGCATTTACAAGGAAATGATGATGCAGGTGCTCGGCAACGCGGAGATCGTCTCCATGCTGCGCAAGCTCGACGACGCCGATCCCGCGCAGTACGACCTCGACAGCCTGTCGCTGACTACGAAGCTCTCGACCATTGTGGCGATCAACCAGGACGTGCAATCCATATCGTTCGTATCCAGGCAGCACTATATCAAAGGCATCTACCGCTGGAGCGAGCGGACGGAGCAGGCGGCGCGGCCCTTTTTGCAGACGCTCGAGGATGGCAGCAGCTTCCGCTGGTTTCCG from Cohnella hashimotonis carries:
- a CDS encoding ABC transporter substrate-binding protein: MKMKKKSATLLTTGMALTLALAGCGNGNNNGAASSAPASGSASAPASSQAASAGNGGSAVEITFWNMFGGGEGDFVDQIIKGFNDSQKEVVVKQLRLESNEYYAKLGTALSSGKGPDVAVAHVDRISPFVKAKQIVPVDELASKVGFDLSQITSSNLQSVTYEGKPYAVPLDTHFHMFYYNKDLLKKADLLNEDGTPKLGEMTPEGFEKTLAQIQSKVPDIQALAVNTPYFQEPFLNLYYEAGGDILNADMTKAAINNDKALSVLKFYMDVYKNKYADLNDKNPWDSFSNGKAAFWFGGVWEAGVLLGDASKNIGAMPLPPIFGSQTHWASSHLLIVPSYVSAEKQEASAKFMKYFSEVGGSTWGKAGHVPANANVTASDEYKSLPYRDQFIEAQKTVKFAPQTDKYTTIVTTISESLQNIIFGSESPEDGLKDLEKQINEVLDN
- a CDS encoding carbohydrate ABC transporter permease, whose product is METQITARKAAAAPRREPLRLRTEFRAIMYLMPFLIPFAVFYLWPVYRGIWMSLHVWGIRGMEKYVGAANYEKIFNNPDFYLYLWHSFYFVLLCTPTVIVLGLILALIINQRILFRTAIRSAFFLPYVLSVSVISFIWLHLFDAKNGPVNALLGLLGAGHPNWLTDRGLVWWAITIVTDWWTVGFVMVLFLAGLQEIPPDHYEAAKIDGAGAWQRFRHITMPGLSSVMKIQIFYQVIGSLKLFGQVQIMTGGGPGDSTNTMIRYIYVTGFKKDMFGLASAQSIVFCVIMLMIAAIQFKLTDRKDG
- a CDS encoding carbohydrate ABC transporter permease; protein product: MKRWLLNIAAALLALLFVFPLVWMLLVSLKPDGTTVYSLSDWVDWSGLNADNYAKVIRDSQILRWTWNSVVIGVLTTVIAVLFSSLAAFAFSKLPFRTRGLFFVLIASGLLIPTEAILIPLYETALHLKLIDNIWAIILPGLTNPIGILLLKQFMDGVPRDYLEAAQIDGSRSFGLWWRVCLPLTRSAMISVGIFYFILSWNNFLWPYLSITSAENMILSAGLPTFLSNNTMSLNLIMAASAIAAIPTIIVFVLLQRHIVQGVSMSGVKG